The following coding sequences lie in one Sesamum indicum cultivar Zhongzhi No. 13 linkage group LG9, S_indicum_v1.0, whole genome shotgun sequence genomic window:
- the LOC105169996 gene encoding LOW QUALITY PROTEIN: cytochrome P450 94C1 (The sequence of the model RefSeq protein was modified relative to this genomic sequence to represent the inferred CDS: deleted 1 base in 1 codon), with protein MAFEASLTWLLQLSFGFFFFTFTALFFILSILGFFLKLKPCCSCEICQSFLTSSWTLEYNNLCDWYSHLLSKSPTGTIHVHVLGNVITANPENVEHMLKTRFDNYPKGKPFSAILGDLLGRGIFNADGDLWRFQRKMASLELGSVSVRSYAFNIVTTEIESRLIPLLSSVADKCNNDSSGSLDLQDILRRFSFDSICRFSFGLDPGCLRLSLPISEFAAAFDLASKLSAERAITTSPMIWKLKRFFNLGSEKQLKQAIKSVHELAEEVIRHKRNNARPRSSHDDLLSHFICTTDDDIFLRDIVVSFLLAGRDTVASALTSFFWILSKNTHVVEKIREESNRVMGQETEKMVEFAQLREMHYLQAAVHESMRLFPPVQFDSKFCEEDDVLADGTFVTRGTRVTYHPYAMGRMERIWGPDCLEFKPDRWLRGGVFKQADPFKYPVFQAGRRVCLGKEMAIVEMKTVALSLIRRFDIQVAMARAPTFMPGLTATLRGGLPIVVRERKH; from the exons ATGGCTTTTGAAGCTTCTCTCACATGGCTATTACAACTGAGTTttggtttcttcttcttcacttTTACAGCGTTGTTCTTCATCCTCTCAATCTTGGGTTTCTTCCTCAAGTTGAAGCCTTGTTGTAGCTGTGAAATCTGCCAGAGCTTTCTTACTTCTAGCTGGACTCTGGAGTACAACAATCTTTGCGATTGGTACTCCCATCTCCTGTCCAAATCGCCGACGGGAACGATCCACGTTCACGTCCTCGGCAATGTCATCACAGCCAATCCGGAGAACGTCGAACACATGCTCAAAACCAGGTTTGATAACTACCCAAAAGGGAAGCCCTTTTCGGCTATACTCGGCGATCTTTTGGGCAGAGGGATTTTCAACGCCGACGGCGATTTGTGGAGGTTTCAGCGGAAAATGGCGTCTCTTGAACTCGGCAGTGTCTCCGTTAGATCATATGCTTTTAACATTGTCACGACGGAAATTGAGTCCAGGCTCATTCCTCTACTCTCATCCGTTGCTGATAAATGCAATAACGATTCGTCGGGTTCTCTGGATTTACAAGACATTTTGCGACGGTTTTCGTTTGATAGTATCTGTCGCTTTTCCTTCGGACTGGACCCTGGCTGTCTGCGCCTCTCACTTCCCATCTCGGAATTCGCGGCGGCTTTTGATCTCGCTTCGAAACTGTCAGCGGAAAGGGCAATCACTACGTCTCCGATGATATGGAAACTGAAAAGATTCTTCAATCTGGGCTCTGAGAAACAGCTGAAACAGGCGATTAAATCTGTGCACGAGCTCGCAGAAGAGGTCATTAGGCACAAAAGAAACAACGCCCGTCCACGA TCGTCTCATGATGACCTTCTGTCTCATTTCATATGCACGACAGACGACGATATTTTTCTCAGGGACATTGTGGTCAGCTTTCTTTTAGCAGGGCGGGACACAGTAGCCTCGGCGTTAACCAGTTTCTTCTGGATACTGAGCAAAAACACTCACGTTGTTGAAAAAATCCGCGAGGAATCAAACCGTGTAATGGGCcaagaaactgaaaaaatgGTTGAATTTGCTCAGCTTCGGGAAATGCATTACTTGCAGGCGGCGGTGCACGAGAGCATGAGGCTGTTCCCGCCAGTGCAGTTCGACTCCAAGTTCTGTGAGGAAGACGATGTTCTTGCGGATGGTACGTTTGTTACGAGGGGTACTAGGGTTACATACCATCCATATGCAATGGGGAGGATGGAGCGGATCTGGGGTCCGGATTGTCTTGAATTCAAACCCGATAGATGGTTGCGGGGTGGGGTTTTTAAGCAAGCGGATCCGTTTAAGTATCCGGTGTTTCAAGCGGGTCGTAGGGTTTGTTTGGGCAAGGAAATGGCTATAGTGGAGATGAAAACTGTGGCCTTGTCTTTGATCAGGCGGTTCGATATCCAAGTAGCTATGGCTCGCGCTCCGACTTTCATGCCCGGTTTGACTGCCACCCTTAGGGGTGGACTGCCCATCGTTGTCCGAGAGAGAAAGCATTAG